GAAAGCGGAAATTGTGAAACCTATAGCTACTAAAGATCTGTTCCCATCACCGCCTACCGAACAGGGTAAATCAACACCCATCAAAATTCTTACAAGGCTGACAATTGTGGCATCGGATCCATCCCATTGTAATGTACTGAGATCCAGCTCTCCTATAACGAAGCTGTATGATATTGTGGCCATCTATCCCGACACAGAGAAGTTGTTCCATACTGCGTGCACCGCCACCGATGTTGATATAATATGCATCAATGTGACCGAAAAGTATCCATTTTTCTTCAAAAGGCCACCTCTAagacctccttcccacgaacggatttacgccgcgtaaatccgcggcaaaaatccgctgcgttgccccctgctattaggttctattgaacctaatagcacaatgctcacgatgcgtaattccaccgcggaattacgcaccgtgaaatctcccgtcctcacccgcagcatgttctatttgccgcgggtgtacgcgctgacggcttccattgcagtcaatggaagccgtccgttcacgctatctcccgctgcaaccagcggaagatagcgtgaaaaaacgcttccccgcctaccgccgcgcgtcatatgacgcggccggcgcgtcacgtgacacggccggccgtgtcatgtgacgaggtgggcgtgtcacatgacgcgacggcggtgggaggggaagcgtcttcacgctatcttccgctggtaagtatggggtctctggggggcgccgtgacgggcttcactgcggaatattacacggcggagcccgtcacgctcgtgggaaggaggcctaaatgctgCAGTCGAGAGAGGCATATTTTTTGAGCTGATTTATACACCAGCAATCAAAGATTTCACGTTAAGAAGATATACAATTTCTAATGCACTCAGCTTAATGGAAGTCTGCAAAGGAAAAAACATTATCATATCTAGTGGTGCCGAGAAGCCATTGGAGCTGAGAGGTCCATATGACGTTGCCACTTTAGGCTTGCTGTTTGGGTTGTCTGAAAGATCTGCCAAGTCTGCGCTGTCTACCAACTGTCGAGCTGCCCTACTACATGCTGAAACCAGAAAGACTGCTTTTGGCATCACTTATACAATGAAGAAACCACGagatgatgaagaagaagaaTCGGCAGAACCGGCGTCCAAGAAGGCAAAAAAGGAGTAACGTTTCCTACATCATTTGGCGTGCTAAAGAAATCCTTCAGAATGTAATGAGAGAAGACGGGATCAACCTGTGAACCGATCCGCGATCGGCCCGCCATGAAGATACATGATGGAATTCGTCATATATGTTCTTCAAAAACTTTGCACATCCGTTTGCCTATTGCACCCTGTGACCAGACAGGTCCTTCGAGTCAGTTTTGTAATTCTGTGTCTGTAAGAATGTATAGCGGGCCAGAGAGAAGGCAAGACAAAGACTCACACAAAGAAGAGTTTAACAAATTTATTGCTAAAcaatctattttttttccactgaaacca
Above is a window of Eleutherodactylus coqui strain aEleCoq1 chromosome 3, aEleCoq1.hap1, whole genome shotgun sequence DNA encoding:
- the LOC136620488 gene encoding ribonuclease P protein subunit p30-like; its protein translation is MALFVDLNITNCKEVKKLQSMIEMAAHLGYSAVAINHVAEFGKKKAEIVKPIATKDLFPSPPTEQGKSTPIKILTRLTIVASDPSHCNVLRSSSPITKLYDIVAIYPDTEKLFHTACTATDVDIICINVTEKYPFFFKRPPLNAAVERGIFFELIYTPAIKDFTLRRYTISNALSLMEVCKGKNIIISSGAEKPLELRGPYDVATLGLLFGLSERSAKSALSTNCRAALLHAETRKTAFGITYTMKKPRDDEEEESAEPASKKAKKE